Proteins from one Bos taurus isolate L1 Dominette 01449 registration number 42190680 breed Hereford chromosome 7, ARS-UCD2.0, whole genome shotgun sequence genomic window:
- the IBA57 gene encoding putative transferase CAF17, mitochondrial encodes MAAAALLRGAAPGCGGPAWSWRLRAAPRRHLAHSGCCQGADSASGATWACFLLGERALVRVRGPDSAPFLLGLLTNELPLPGPAVGEASTSARAGYAHFLNVQGRTLYDVILYGLPERSSEQPTFLLECDSSVVDALQRHLLLHKIRRKVTVEPCPELRVWAVLPCAQREAGGAGPLRKKTVCAPVLTRDPRTYRMGWRLLSQDEGSALVPGGRLGDLQDYHRHRYQQGVPEGVHDLPPGVALPLESNLAFMNGISFTKGCYIGQELTARTHHMGVIRKRLFPVQFSGAVPGGGIAPGASVLTESGQAAGKYRAGLGDVGLALLRSEKIKGPLHIRTSESGLVALTASVPDWWPTATK; translated from the exons ATGGCGGCCGCGGCACTGCTCAGGGGTGCGGCTCCAGGGTGCGGCGGCCCGGCCTGGAGCTGGCGGCTGCGCGCGGCCCCGAGGCGCCACCTGGCTCACAGCGGCTGCTGTCAGGGTGCCGACTCCGCTAGCGGCGCAACATGGGCCTGCTTCCTGCTAGGCGAGCGTGCCCTAGTGCGCGTGCGCGGGCCGGACTCGGCGCCCTTTCTCCTAGGTCTGCTGACCAATGAGCTGCCGCTTCCGGGTCCTGCGGTTGGCGAGGCGTCAACTTCGGCCCGAGCGGGCTACGCCCACTTTCTCAATGTACAGGGACGCACTCTCTATGACGTCATTCTCTACGG GCTCCCTGAGCGCTCCAGTGAACAGCCCACCTTCCTCCTGGAGTGCGACAGCTCCGTGGTCGATGCGCTGCAGAGGCACCTCTTGCTGCACAAGATTCGGCGGAAGGTTACGGTGGAGCCGTGCCCAGAACTGCGCGTGTGGGCCGTGCTGCCGTGCGCGCAGAGGGAggccggcggggcggggccgcTGCGGAAGAAGACTGTGTGCGCCCCAGTCCTCACCCGTGATCCCCGGACTTACCGCATGGGCTGGCGGCTTCTCTCCCAGGATGAGGGTTCAGCCCTGGTGCCCGGGGGCCGTCTTGGGGACCTCCAGGATTATCACCGGCACCGGTACCAGCAAG GTGTTCCCGAGGGTGTCCACGACCTGCCCCCGGGAGTGGCGCTGCCCCTGGAGTCCAACCTGGCCTTCATGAACGGCATCAGCTTCACCAAGGGCTGCTACATTGGCCAGGAGCTGACAGCTCGCACCCACCACATGGGTGTTATCCGGAAGCGCCTCTTCCCAGTACAGTTCTCAGGTGCCGTTCCTGGCGGCGGCATTGCCCCCGGAGCCTCTGTGCTCACCGAGTCAGGGCAGGCAGCCGGCAAGtacagggcagggctgggggacgTGGGCCTGGCCCTGCTGCGGTCTGAGAAAATTAAGGGTCCTCTCCACATCAGAACCTCTGAGAGTGGCCTTGTGGCCCTTACTGCGTCTGTGCCAGACTGGTGGCCCACCGCCACCAAGTAG
- the IBA57 gene encoding putative transferase CAF17, mitochondrial isoform X1 — MGWRLLSQDEGSALVPGGRLGDLQDYHRHRYQQGVPEGVHDLPPGVALPLESNLAFMNGISFTKGCYIGQELTARTHHMGVIRKRLFPVQFSGAVPGGGIAPGASVLTESGQAAGKYRAGLGDVGLALLRSEKIKGPLHIRTSESGLVALTASVPDWWPTATK; from the exons ATGGGCTGGCGGCTTCTCTCCCAGGATGAGGGTTCAGCCCTGGTGCCCGGGGGCCGTCTTGGGGACCTCCAGGATTATCACCGGCACCGGTACCAGCAAG GTGTTCCCGAGGGTGTCCACGACCTGCCCCCGGGAGTGGCGCTGCCCCTGGAGTCCAACCTGGCCTTCATGAACGGCATCAGCTTCACCAAGGGCTGCTACATTGGCCAGGAGCTGACAGCTCGCACCCACCACATGGGTGTTATCCGGAAGCGCCTCTTCCCAGTACAGTTCTCAGGTGCCGTTCCTGGCGGCGGCATTGCCCCCGGAGCCTCTGTGCTCACCGAGTCAGGGCAGGCAGCCGGCAAGtacagggcagggctgggggacgTGGGCCTGGCCCTGCTGCGGTCTGAGAAAATTAAGGGTCCTCTCCACATCAGAACCTCTGAGAGTGGCCTTGTGGCCCTTACTGCGTCTGTGCCAGACTGGTGGCCCACCGCCACCAAGTAG